Below is a genomic region from Dehalococcoides mccartyi.
GCTGTAAGCAGCACCACTTTGCCGATGCCGGGTATATCCGCATAGCTGGCCATGGGGCCGACAGTGCCCAGCGCCGGACCTATATTTCCCAAACAGGAGGTAATGCTGGATAGGGCGGTAACAAAGTCCAACCCTATAGCACTCATTATCAAAAAGCCTGCCCACAGGGTGGCAAAGTAGAGTATAGTCAGGCCTACCGAACGGGAGATAAGCTTGTCCGAAATAACATTACCGCCTATTTTAATTGGTATAACGGCGTTGGGGTTGAAGGTAAGCAGGATACGGCGGTAAGTGTATTTAAATAAAACCAGCAGCCGGATTACCTTGAGGCCGCCCCCGGTGGAACCGGCAGATGCGCCTACTACCATAAGCACCAGTAAAATAGCCTGCGAGAAGTGAGGCCACTGGGCGAAATCGGCGGTAGCAAACCCGGTGGTAGTCATAACCGAGGCTGTCTGGAAGCTCGCTTGGCGCAAGCCCTCAAAAATATTTATGCCGGCATTAGCTACCAAGTCCCAGTTTATAAGGAGTATGCAGCCTACCAGAATACCTATGTATAACTTGAACTCCGGGTTGCCGAAGAATTTGGCGGGACGGCCTTTCCAGAGCAGGTAGTAATAAAGTCCGAAGTTTACCCCGCTGGCTACCATGAAGAAAATGAGTATAAGCTCAACTGCCAGATTGTTATACACTCCGATACTGCTTACGGGTGCGAAACCGCCGGTAGGGGTAGTAGTCAGGATAATATTAAAGGCATCAAATCCAGGCAAGCCGGCAATCACAAGGGCTATAAAGCCGGCTACCGTAAAACCCAGATAAAGCAGCCACAATGTCCTTGCGGTATCACGGATACGTGAAGTCAGCCGTTCCTGCTGACCGGGTGTTTCGGCTTCCATAAGTTGGGAAGCACCGATACCCAGCATGGGCAATATGGTCACAAACAGCATGATAATGCCCAAGCCGCCTATCCATTGGGTCAGGGAACGCCAGACAAGTATGCCCTGAGGCAGGTTTTCTACATTGATAAATACACTGGCACCAGTGGTAGTCAGACCGCTCATAGCTTCAAAAATACAATCTATGACACTGGGCAGAACCCCTGAAATGATAAAGGGAAGCGAACCGAAAAGAGCGGCCATAATCCAGCTTCCGGCTACGATAGCCAGAGATTCACGCAGGCTGATACGCCTTTCGGTTATAGGGGTGAAACGCCACATCAGAAACCCGGCGCTAAGGGTAACTATAATGGAAATGCCGAATGCCAGCTGGTCCGGCCCTGCATTTATCAGACTGAAAATAAAGGGGATAAACATGAAGCCGCCCACGATGGCAACAACCAGCCCCAGGTAATGGAGAACGTTATTTATTTTCATGGCTTATTTAAACAGCTTCTCCACGTCATGCAGAACATTTAGCTGGGAGACAACAATAACATGGTCTCCGGCATGGATAACAGCTTCATCAGGAGGGATGATAACCTGATTGTTCTGGACAACCGCCCCTATGGTGGCTTCCTTGGGTATATCCAGCTGGTTAACCTTTTGGTTTATAATGCTGGCCTGCGGGCTGACTACAAATTCCACCGCTTCCAACTGGCCGCTTTCCAGCAATG
It encodes:
- a CDS encoding TrkH family potassium uptake protein, yielding MKINNVLHYLGLVVAIVGGFMFIPFIFSLINAGPDQLAFGISIIVTLSAGFLMWRFTPITERRISLRESLAIVAGSWIMAALFGSLPFIISGVLPSVIDCIFEAMSGLTTTGASVFINVENLPQGILVWRSLTQWIGGLGIIMLFVTILPMLGIGASQLMEAETPGQQERLTSRIRDTARTLWLLYLGFTVAGFIALVIAGLPGFDAFNIILTTTPTGGFAPVSSIGVYNNLAVELILIFFMVASGVNFGLYYYLLWKGRPAKFFGNPEFKLYIGILVGCILLINWDLVANAGINIFEGLRQASFQTASVMTTTGFATADFAQWPHFSQAILLVLMVVGASAGSTGGGLKVIRLLVLFKYTYRRILLTFNPNAVIPIKIGGNVISDKLISRSVGLTILYFATLWAGFLIMSAIGLDFVTALSSITSCLGNIGPALGTVGPMASYADIPGIGKVVLLTAMLVGRIELFTLLVLFVPAFWRWR